The stretch of DNA CGATAGCGGAGCCTGCCGCCGCCAAGATAAAGCCTAACTTAGATGTCCATTGATCAGTTGTGTTCATTCGTCAAATCTCCATTTCCCAACTTCGCCATAAACGGGTAACATCCGTTTCAGCAAATACTGAAATCGCTTACATTTAATTCCAAATACATAACTGAAGTAACAAGGCATAACCAGTTTACAAGGTTACAACCATGATTTCAATTCATTTTACATATAGAATTTGCACAGCCCCTTCAAATTAACAATTAAATTTGCGTTTTCCCCTTTGAATTAATAATAGAATAGTATAGAATTAAAGGGAATATCAAAAAATATGCGTTTTCATGAGGAGACCATAATTTTGAACAAGATTCACATTTTTCCCCTTCAAATTGAAAGAGGTGTTGGAATTGGATGAATTAGACATCAAACTGTTGGAATTGTTACAGATGAACAGCCGCGTTACAATCAGTGAGTTATCCAAGCAATTGGTACTCAGTCGGCCGAGTGTTTCCGAACGGCTTCAGCGATTGCAGGAAAGAGGCATTATTGAAGAGTTCACTGCACGGGTCTCCTTACCTGCGGTAGGCTTGGACATCCTATTGTTCATTCAAGTGAGTGAACTGAAAAGGACACCGCATGAGCTCGAAGAGTTTATGGAAAATGAAAACGCTGTCATTGAATGCCACCGGGTCACAGGCACGACAAATTACGTTCTGAAGGCCGCAGTTTCCAACATGGCCAGCATGAGCCTGCTGATCGACCGGCTAATACCATTCGGGTCTTTGACGACTTCCATCGTCTTATCATCCCCCATCCCCTATCGGGTCATTCAGCCTGAAAAGGGGAATGCGGCAGCCGAAAAGGTGAAGTCCTAGAACAAGCAGAGCATAGCGCCGTCCAGATCGGCAACCTTTGAATATCAGCCGAAACTCAGGTATAATGGTGGGCAGGTCCTATCAGAGGAGTGAATCGAGTGAAAGTGTTGAAGATTTCCCCGAGAGGGTATTGTTACGGTGTAGTGGATGCCATGGTGATCGCGAGAAATGCGGCACTAGATAAGACACTGCCGAGACCCATCTATATTTTGGGAATGATTGTTCATAATAAACACGTGACAGATGCCTTCGAACAAGATGGCATCATTACATTGGACGGGGAGAACCGTTTGGAGATCCTTGAGCAAGTGGAAACCGGAACGGTCATTTATACAGCTCACGGTGTGTCCCCTGAAGTGCGCGAGTTGACAAAACGGAAAGGGCTTGTTGCGATCGACGCTACCTGCCCTGATGTGACCAGCACGCATGATCTGATTGAAGAGAAGACGGCGGAAGGATACGACATCATCTATATCGGGAAGAGATATCATCCCGAGCCAGAGGGGGCCATTGGAGTTGCCCCGCATGCCGTGCACCTCGTTGAATCGATAAAAGACATCGAACAGTTAACGATCGAAAATGACAAACTTCTTGTCACAAACCAGACTACGATGAGCCAGTGGGACGTTGCTCACCTCATGGAAGCATTGCAGGAGAAATATCCGCATATCGAAGCGCATAAGGAAATTTGCCTTGCGACCCAAGTACGCCAGGAAGCGGTGGCGGAGCAAGCCGGCGAGGCAGATCTCCTGCTGGTAGTCGGAGACCCGAAAAGCAATAACTCCAATCGTTTGACACAAGTGTCCGTCGAAATCGCCAATACCCCTTCCTACCGCATATCGGATGCTTCTGAAATCGATATCAGCTGGCTGGAAGGTGTAGAGACGGTCGCCGTCACGGCAGGTGCCTCCACCCCGACATTGATTGTTCGCGAAGTGATCGGTTTCCTGGAAGCGTTCGACCCGGAAGATCCGGCCACTCATGTACCTGAACGGAAATTCCAATTGGAAAGGATCCTTCCGAAGATCAAAAATCCGACCCCTGTCAAACGCATCGAACCTTACGCAACGTCATAATATAGCTGAAAAACCGGCATCCTTTGAAGGAGTGCCGGTTTTTCATTGATTGCGGAAAGGCTTTGATTTAAATGAATCGGAACGGCTCCGTACTAATTCGGGATTGGAGGAATTCCACTGCATAACCTGCTTGTTCGCAGGCAGTCCGCATATATTCCGCGACGCCTTCGATCATCACATTCTCGACATTATGCCCCGGGTCCACCACTGCCAAGCCCATCGACTCTGCATCATGGGCCACGTGGTAATACAGATCGCCGGTCACAAGGACATCGGCCCCTTTCCGCTTGGCCGCGTAGATGTATTTGTTTCCATCCCCGCCGAGCACCGCAACCTTTTCAATCTTTTTATCCGGCTCACCGACGAAACGGACCATCGGCACTTGCAGAGAAGCTTTAACATGCTGGGTAAAGCGCTCCAAAGTCATCGGTTGCTGTAATTTTCCGACCCGGCCCAAGCCATATTCATTCGTTCGCTGATCGAGCACGAAAAAGTCATACGCCGGCTCTTCATATGGATGGGCTGCCAGCATCGCCTTCATTACTTTCGTTCGTAACGGTCCAGGCATAACGACCTCGATGCGCTGTTCTTCCACTTCTTCACCCTTGCCAACTTCCCCGATGAAAGGATCTGCCCCTTCCGCCGGAGTGAATCGCCCGATTCCCGTCGAAGTGAAACTGCATCCGGTATAATCTCCGATTGCTCCAGCCCCCGCCTGTGTCAAAGCTTCCCGAAGCTTGTCCGCATGGCTATCCGGACAAAATACGGCTAGTTTATAAAGCGGATCGGAAATCGTCGGCTCCATCACTTCCGTGCCAATCAAGCCCAGCTTCGAGGCGAGCATATCATTCACCCCGCCTGGAGCGACATCCAAATTCGTATGGGCTGCATAGACCGAAACGTCATGTTTAATGCACTTTTCTATCATCCGGCCTTGAGCAGTATCCGTCCAAATCGTTTTAACAGGTCGGAAAAGCGGCGGATGATGCGCAATGATCAAATTTGCACCTCGTTCGATCGCTTCATCCACCACTTGTTCATTCACATCCAAGGTGACCAAAACTTTTTGGACGGGCCGGTTCAGCTGGCCGATATGCAGCCCGACCGGATCGCCTTCCATCGCAAACCGTTTAGGCGACCATGTTTCAAACAGCATAATAATCTCATGTCCATTCACATGTTTCATGTCGACAACACCTTTCCGATCAGTTCAATCTGTCTTCTCAATTGAGCTTTTTTGGATTGGATCGACTCCGTCTCTTCTGCGGCTTCCAGAGATTGGAGCACACGGGTCCACTCTTGGACTTCACGGGTCCATTTCTCGATGAAAGCTTCCGGCTTCTTTTCCAGCAGAAAAGGACCAACCAATAATTCCGTTTCATCGTAGGAGGCGTCCCCTCTTTCCAGAACAAGGACTTCGTAAATCTTCCCGTCCTCTTTCAAGATCGCTTCGTCTACAATGAACCAACCATTGGCAACCGCCCACTCCCGGATCACTTTCGCATTGATGTTCGGCTGGGCGACGATTCGGCGGACTGTCGAAAGTGCTTTCGCCCCTTTTTCCAATATGGAAACGATGAGTGGCCCACCCATGCCGGCTATGGTGATGACGTCGACTCCATCCTCTTCACGGACAGCGGACAGCCCGTCCGCCATCCGGACCGTGATCGCCTCGGCCAATCCCTCCCGCTGAACGTTCCGGACAGCAGATTCATAAGGGCCCTTTACCACTTCCCCTGCAATCGCCTTCTTCACTTTACCCGACTTGACCAAAAAACAAGGCAGATACGCATGATCGCTGCCTATATCGGCAATAACCGTCCCTCTCGGCACAAAAGAGGCGACAGAAGCCAGTCGATCCGACAATTGTTCCGTATTCAATAAACCTCCACCTTTCACAGTCCTGATTGTACGTTACCATTGCTGAAAAAACAAAAGAGAAAAGCACTTCATCCGAATCATGCCTTCCATCCGAATAATAGAAAAAACCGTCAGGAAGCAGAGATTTTCTGCATTCTGACAGCTTTTTCATTCGCATTATTGAAGTGATAAGATATAGTCTGCCATTACTTCAGCATCCGCACCGGGTACCAGGTTTGGAGGCATAGCGCCCACCCCGTTATGAAGGACATCTACGATTTCCTCTTTCGGTACATCCAAACCGACTAGGGAAGGTGCAGCACCACCCATACCACCTGTCAAGTCACCGCCATGACAGCCGATACATTTTTGCTGCGCGACAGCTTCTGCGTCAAAGTCTTCAGTGCTTGCCACTTCTTCCGTTCCTTCGCCTTCTTCGCCCTGTTTCGCGATTTCCTCTTTTTGGTCAAGTCCGTAAAGTGACATGAAGAAAATAAGACCGAGTCCAAGCGCAAAAATCAGAAAATAAGGGACTACTGGATTTTTACTCATCGAATTACCCTCCTTCAACAGGATCTATTTCTGTACTGGATACAGTTCACAACTATCATTGTACTGTATCCGACAAAAAACTGAAAGAGTAATCGATCATCTTTTCACCCTTTGTGACAAATTCGACAAAACTTTTTCAAGAAATCGTTGAGTTGCGAAAATCATTCCCGGATTCTAAAAGAAGCCATCCAGGCGACAGCAGATCGCCTGGATGACTTGTTGCTCTTTATCGTAAAACGCCAGCGCTAGTTCGAGTTTCATTAATCAATCTGGAAATGACCATTCGTTGGACTTCGGATGTCCCTTCGCCGATTTCCAACAGTTTCGCATCGCGCATATAACGCTCGACTTCATATTCTTTCATATAGCCATATCCGCCGTGAATCTGAATCGCTTCGTCCGCCACTTCCATTGCGATTTCCGAGGCATACAATTTACACATCGCGGCCTCTTTTGAGAATGGACGGCCTTGATCTTTCAACCAGGAAGCTTTGTATACCATATTCCGTGCCAATTCGATCTTTAACGCCATATCGGCCAATTTGAATTGAGTCACTTGAAATTCGGATAGCGCTTTACCAAATTGCTTCCGTTCATTCGCATAGTTTTTCGCCTTATCAAAAGCAGCTTGTGCGATTCCGACAGCCATCGCGCCGATTCCGATCCGTCCCCCGTCCAGAGTGACAAGGAATTGCTGGAATCCTTTTCCGCGTTCCCCTAGCAGGTTTTCTTGCGGCACTCTTACATTTTCAAGGAATAATTCTGTTGTATTGGAAGCGTTTAAGCCCATTTTTTCATAGTTATCCAGCACTGTGAAACCTTCCGCATCCGTCGGAACGATGATAGCGCTGATTTCTTTCTTATTGCCTTCCATGCCTGTAATGGCAGTCAAAGCCAGATGTTTTGCGTAGCTCGCATTTGTAATGAATGCCTTCGAACCGTTGATGACAAAATCCTTTCCATCTGCCTTGGCGGTCGTCTGCGTCCCCCCCGCATCCGATCCCGCATTCGGTTCAGTCAATCCGAATGCTCCGAAAGATTCACCTGTACAAATCGGTGTCAAATACTTCTGCTTTTGTTCGTGTGTCCCGAAAAGATTCAAAGGAGCACCGCCCAACGAGATATGGGCTGAATAGGTGATTCCTGTAGAAGCACACGCCCGGCTCAGTTCCTCCGTGACAATGGCAAAACTGATCGTGTCCGCTCCTGCTCCCCCATATTCCTCAGGAAACGGCAATCCCATGATCCCCATGTCAGCCAACTGTTTGAAAATTTCCACAGGAAACTCTTTCGTACGGTCTCGTTCAATCGCCCCAGGCGCAACGACCTCATCCGCAAATTCGCGGATCGTGTTCTTGATCATTTGTTGTTCTTGTGTCAAATCGAAATTCATTTCTTCATCCCCTTTGTGAACATTGTAACGCTTACATTTTTATTATACCTAATTTGTTACGACTTTCACAGAGTTATTTGAAAGATTGTGAGTTTTTTAATAGTTAGCGAGGAGAAACCCTATGATTAGCAGCAATCCAACACTTCCCGAGATTGTGAAATATAATAGTTTCAGCAGTTTCCCCGCGTATAGCCAAAGCACACAATTCAACATAAGCAGACCGATCAGAAGCATCGTCTGCCCTTCAAAGAAGAGCAACCATAATTTCAGTGACATCATTAGTAAAAGAAACGAGGATATTATGTATAAGAACGGCGCCAACTTCGAAACCCGAAAAGTCGATAATAGAAAAAGCAATGTGACACCCGCTGCCGATGATAGAGTCGCGAGTGGGTATCGGGCAAAGATAAACATGCTGCTACCCGCTAGCAATCCTATCACTAGGATGAGAACAAGCTTCCTGGTAAAACTCTTCTTCTCCTTCACTAAGACAGCATCGGTAACCATTTCCTCCTGGACTTCTTCTCCTTGGGCATATAATGTGATTAAAAAATCGCAATAATGTTCGGGCAATAATTTATTTTGCTTCCAATATCTGATTTCCGAAATGATGATTTTTTTCCGTTGCACACTCATAGTACATCCCCCCTTATTCAAAAACAAAAGCACCGGCGGCCGAAGCTTGGCCGGAAACGGATCTGGCTTGGGACTTGAAATTTGCTAAGCAACAATAAAGTGCATCGGCACACGGATGCCGATGCACTTCAATTTCATTCCAGGAAATCTTTCAAGCGTTTGCTCCGGGAAGGATGTCGTAGCTTGCGCAGTGCTTTCGCTTCTATTTGCCGAATCCGTTCGCGTGTGACGCCGAACACCTTGCCCACTTCCTCGAGCGTCCGGGTTCTGCCATCATCGAGGCCGAAGCGGAGGCGCAATACATTTTCCTCCCGGTCAGTCAGCGTATCGAGGACATCCTCCAATTGCTCTTTCAGCAACTCATACGCAGCATGGTCGGAAGGTGATTGCGCTTCGGAGTCTTCGATGAAATCACCAAGATGGGAATCGTCTTCCTCCCCAATTGGCGTTTCAAGGGAAACCGGTTCTTGGGCAATCTTCAAAATCTCACGGACTTTTTCAGCTGTAAGATCCATTTCCTCCCCGATTTCCTCAGGTGTCGGTTCGCGCCCTAGATCTTGGAGCAATTGCCGTTGGACACGGATCAATTTATTGATCGTCTCCACCATATGGACCGGAATACGGATTGTCCGCGCCTGATCCGCGATTGCTCGCGTGATGGCCTGGCGGATCCACCACGTCGCATACGTACTGAATTTAAAACCTTTCGTATGGTCGAACTTCTCAACCGCTTTGATGAGGCCCATATTCCCTTCCTGAATCAGGTCCAGGAAAAGCATCCCGCGGCCTACATACCGTTTCGCGATACTGACGACGAGACGCAGATTCGCTTCAGCGAGGCGTTTTTTCGCCTCTTCGTCCCCTTCTTTGATCCGGATGGCCAATTCCACTTCTTCCGCTCCAGTCAAAAGATTGACGCGGCCGATTTCTTTCAAGTACATACGGACGGGATCGTTGATTTTGACTCCCGGCGGAACGCTAAGATCATTCAAGTCGAATTGTGTGTCTTCGGAACCGGCTTTCCCGTCCCCCTCAACGGCATTCTCGTCTTCTTTGCCATCTAATTCGATTCCTTGCGCCTCGATTTGATCCAGGAATTCCTCGAACTGTTCCGGTTCCATTTCGAAGGCGGATAATTTTTCAGTTACCTCATCAAGTGTCAGCTCACCGGATTTCTTCCCGGTTTCCAACAACTGGGCTTTCACTTCTTCGATTGTCATTTCAGTTTCCATTTCGCCGGATTGTTCTTTATTTTTCATTACTACCCGTCCTCCTTAGTCCACCGGAATCCGGCCATGTGCCGATAATGATTTCCGGAGCTGAATGATTTCCCTGGCCAACTCTAATGCCCGGCCATGATCCTTTAATTTTTCAGCTGTTTTAGATTCATTTAATTTATCTTCAATCGAGAGCTTTATACGCTGTTGGACCAAATGCTGTATACAGTCCTCGATTTCTTCTTCTTTATAATCCGGATCCCTTTCCACCATCGCCGCTTCCAAGACGACCTTCCGCAAGTCGCGGTCTTCCAATGATTCAGAGAATCTGTGGAAATCAGGGTTTCCGTGTTGCTCATAAAAGCCGGCCAACCGAATGAAAATCGCTTGATAGGCATCTTGGATGAACAGCTCGGGAAATTCATCCCGAACCCGGTCGAATAAGGCTCCGTCACTCAGAAGATGACAAAGCAATAAGCGTTCCGCCCGATCAGTTGCCGTCAGGTTTTTTTCATTTTCCAACTTTGGCGGAGGCCCGAACTCCTGATCTTTTTTAGCTGCACTAGCCTGCCTTCCGTTCAGCTTTGTGAACTGCTGGCCGAGAGCCTCCATGGAAACACCGGTTTCCGTCGACAGCTGCCTCATATAGAGATCCCGTTCCACAGGCGATGGCCTATTCACAAGCTCGCTCAGAACTTCGTGTATATATTGAAGCATGTCATTCTCAAAGGTGAGATTTTTCGACCTTTTGGCGAAGGCCATAATAAAAGACATATACGATTGCGGATTGCCGATCACCTTTTCAATGAATGCTTGCCCGCCATGCTGTGAAATATAATCATCCGGATCAAAATCTGTCGGAAGCAATGCAATTTCGACATTCATCCCTTTTGCCTGCAAACTATCGGCAAACCGTTTCGCTGCGATCCAGCCCGCATCGTCCCCATCACAGCAGACAAGGACATCTTTTGCTATCCTTTTCAACTTGACGATATGGGCATCGGATAATGCTGTCCCCATGACAGCCACGCTGTTGGAAACGCCGATCCGTTCAGCGGATAAAGTATCCATAAATCCTTCAAATACTATTACTTTACCCGATTTCCGAACATTAAGACGTGCATTGTGAAAATTGTACAATAATCTGCTCTTTTCGAAGATGGGAGTTTCGGGGCTATTGAGGTATTTCGCGACCTGTTTATCTGGTGTAAGTGTCCTTCCCGAAAAAGCGACAACATTTCCATTATCGTCACGAAGCGGGAACATGATACGTCCTCTGAACCTGTCAAAATAGCCTGTCCCATCGTCTTTCATAATACACAGCCCGGCACGTTCCATTTCTTTCATGTCGAAGCCTTTTCGTTTTAGCAGTTCAGACAACGCTTCAGCATTATCCAATGCCCAGCCGATACCGTATTTTTCAATGTCCTCCCTTGAAAAACCTCTTTTTTCGAGATATTCAAGTGCAACTTCCCCTTCTACCGTATTCAACAAGAGATGACTATAGAAGGAAGCGGCCAACGAATGGGCTTCCATCATCTGCCGTTGTTCATCCGATTGTCTGGTGGATGGGTTCCTGTCGGTTACACCAGGCCCCGAGTCAATCTCCACGCCAGTCCGTTCCGCCAACTTCAACACCGCTTCGGTGAATGGGCTATTTTCCATGTCCATTACGAATGTGATGGCATTTCCACTTGCTCCACAACCGAAACAGTGGAACAGCTGCTTCTCTTCTGAAACGGAAAATGACGGCGTGCTCTCTCCATGGAATGGACATAGACCAAACCAGTTCTTCCCTCTTTTGGTCAGTTGGACATATTCACCGATCAAATCCACGATATCGGTCTTTGTCCGGACCATCTCAATCGTTTCTTCCGGGATTCTAGTCATACTATCATCCTTTTCCATTCTACCTACTTGAATTCTGTATCTCTTTCAAAAATCCTTTGTTTTCGACAAAATTTTTTCATTTCCACTCCGAAACTCTTATTTTACACTATTTCAATCAAAAAAACCTACTTATCGCTCTATTATATTTTGAATTTCTCCGTAAAAGAAGAACCTACCCCATCTGGGCGGTCCTTCTATTTTCATCTTATCCTTGCTTGGCAATTTCGCTTAAAATGACATTGGCCGTTTCTTCCACAGCCCGGTTCGTCACATCGATTACTTTGCAGCCGAGCTTCGCAACAACATCCCGGAAGTACCGGATTTCTTGTTCAATCCGCTCCAGCTGAGCATAATTTGCATCATCTTTCAATCCGAGGGCAATCAACCTTTCCCTCCGGATGGAATTCAATTTTTCAGGCGTTGTCACAAGTCCGAAACATTTTTCGGGGCTGATTTCGAATAGCTCCGCCGGCGGCTCCACTTCGGGCACCAACGGGACATTCGCCACTTTGAACCGTTTATGCGCCAAATATTGCGAAAGGGGCGTCTTGGATGTCCTGGAAACTCCGACCAGTACAATGTCCGCTTGCAGAATCCCCCGAGGATCCCGACCGTCGTCATATTTCACAGCGAACTCAATTGCTTCGATTTTCCTGAAATAGTCTTCATCCAATTGGCGGACAAGGCCCGGCTCTTCCAACGGCTGCTCACCAAGCTCCTCGCCGATGCGATCGACGACGGGACCGAGCAAGTCGATGCAACAGATACCGAATGTTTCACATTCTTTTTTCAATATTTTACGCATTTTGCTTTTCACTAAAGTATAGATGATGATCGCTTTCTGCTCTCTTGCCAAATAAACGATCTCTGCCAGCTGCGTTTCATCCTCCACGTGGGAGAAACGCTTCATGGAGACTGCTTCCAACCCTTGGCTGAACTGGCTCGCCGCCGCCTTCGCCACTAGATCGGCAGTTTCCCCGACCGAATCGGAAATGATAAATAATGTTAGCTTTCTCATAGTATCCACCTCATAATTCGTGGTCCTCCGCAAGAGATAGGAAGGCTGCAGTAATGTTTGTTTTCGTAATCCTGCCGATGACTTCGAGCCCCCCCTCTTTCTCTATCACGACCGGAAGGGAATCAATCTGCTGATCTATCATCTTTTGTGCAGCAAATAGAAGCGTATCTTGCTTTTTACAGTATGTAATATTAGGCATCCTCGTCATGATGACATGGACGGGAATTTTTTCGAGTTCGTTATTGCCTAAGCTAGTACGCAATAAATCCTTTCTGGAGAGGACCCCCGACAGTTTGGATGATTTATCAATTACGAACAATGTCCCGACGTCCTCTAGGAACATTTGGCATATGGCGTCATAGACGGAGACTGTATCTGCAACGACGACGGGAATCGATTGGAAGTCGCCAACCTTCATGCCGATCATGCTATCCGCCACCGATTGGACAGTTTTCTTTCCGGAATAGAAATAGCCGACCCGGGGCCTTGCGTCCAAATAACCCGCCATCGTCAAAATTGCCAAATCAGGACGGATCGTGGCTCTCACCAAGTTCAACCGTTCCGCAATTTGCTCGCCGGTGATCGGGCCATCCACCTTGACGATTTCCAGTATTTCCGTCTGGCGTTTATTCAGTTCCATTGCAATCACCGTCCTAACCGATCTATTCTTCCCTCGATTATTATATACGATGTGTACGACTATTGCTAAGAAATGATAACCATGCTACACTGAAAAAGAATTCAATAGGCGCAGAAGGGTATATAAGTAATGTCACCAGCAGCGAACGGGGAGAGTGAAAGCCCGTAAAGACATGAAAAGGCAGCCTGGAGCCAAGCAATGTTTAAAGTGGGCTGGTTTTCCAGCCAATCGGGGTGGAACCGCGGGTCATCATGCACTCGTCCCCGGACGTAATTGTCCGGGGATGGGTGCTTATTTTAATTGGAGGGATTTTACATGATGTCAATGGAACAAGTAGTCAATCTAGCGAAGCAAAGGGGATTTGTCTTCCCGGGATCGGAAATCTACGGCGGACTGGCCAATACATGGGATTATGGTCCGCTCGGCGTTGAATTGAAAAATAATATCAAACGCGCTTGGTGGAAAAAGTTCATCCAGGAATCCCCGTATAATGTCGGACTTGATGCGGCCATCCTTATGAATTCCAAAGTTTGGGAAGCATCCGGCCACGTCGGCAATTTCAACGACCCGATGATCGATTGCAAAAAATGTAAAACACGCCACCGGGCAGATAAGTTGATTGAGAATGCCTTGGATTCGAAAGGGTTGGAAGTCGTTGTCGACGGTCTGCCGTTCGAAAAGATGGAAGAATTGATCAAGGAACATGACGTCGTCTGCCCAAGCTGCGGTGCCATGGATTACACGGAAATCCGCCAGTTCAATCTGATGTTCAAAACTTCGCAAGGAGTGACGGACTCTTCCGCGAACCAAATCTTCCTGCGCCCAGAAACGGCACAAGGGATTTTCGTCAATTTTAAAAATGTCCAACGGTCGATGAGAAAGAAATTGCCGTTCGGGATTGCCCAGATCGGGAAAAGCTTCCGAAATGAAATCACGCCAGGTAACTTCACATTCCGTACACGTGAATTTGAACAAATGGAATTGGAATTCTTCTGCAAGCCGGGCGAAGATATGCAGTGGTACGAATACTGGCGCGACTATTCCAAACAGTTCCTGTTGAATCTTGGCATGCGCGAAGATAATATGCGCCTGCGTGAGCATAACGAAGATGAGCTCTCCCATTATTCAAAAGGAACTGTAGATATCGAATACAAATTCCCATTCGGCTGGGGCGAACTATGGGGCATCGCCAATCGGACGGATTTCGACTTGAATCGCCATATGGAATACTCGGGCGAAGATTTCAACTATCAAGATCCGGTCACGAACGAAA from Bacillus sp. OxB-1 encodes:
- a CDS encoding helix-turn-helix transcriptional regulator → MELNKRQTEILEIVKVDGPITGEQIAERLNLVRATIRPDLAILTMAGYLDARPRVGYFYSGKKTVQSVADSMIGMKVGDFQSIPVVVADTVSVYDAICQMFLEDVGTLFVIDKSSKLSGVLSRKDLLRTSLGNNELEKIPVHVIMTRMPNITYCKKQDTLLFAAQKMIDQQIDSLPVVIEKEGGLEVIGRITKTNITAAFLSLAEDHEL
- a CDS encoding glycine--tRNA ligase; amino-acid sequence: MMSMEQVVNLAKQRGFVFPGSEIYGGLANTWDYGPLGVELKNNIKRAWWKKFIQESPYNVGLDAAILMNSKVWEASGHVGNFNDPMIDCKKCKTRHRADKLIENALDSKGLEVVVDGLPFEKMEELIKEHDVVCPSCGAMDYTEIRQFNLMFKTSQGVTDSSANQIFLRPETAQGIFVNFKNVQRSMRKKLPFGIAQIGKSFRNEITPGNFTFRTREFEQMELEFFCKPGEDMQWYEYWRDYSKQFLLNLGMREDNMRLREHNEDELSHYSKGTVDIEYKFPFGWGELWGIANRTDFDLNRHMEYSGEDFNYQDPVTNEKFVPYCIEPSLGADRVTLAFLCDAYDEEELEGDDKRTVLRFHPALAPVKAAVLPLSKKLAESAESVYAELSKHFTVQYDDSQSIGRRYRRQDEIGTPFCITYDFDSEEDRQVTVRHRDSMEQVRMPIEEVQAYIEKHIQF